A region of Chloroflexota bacterium DNA encodes the following proteins:
- a CDS encoding GAF domain-containing protein, with product MNDSRKLIPDRIFLIGIFVLIPIGWLLTTTLPIGDDTRVAVLALAIVGAFYTASMTRRDLGNTSTDTVIAPLANTLIVTTAGLLLGHVMPMIVAFYFLSIAAVAIRTSLRVALWTAVLSTVGNGIVVLARGQTDWLADALILGGVFGFVALLIGMVADKAHQRTHALMRRHRELEAERVVARVVNQSLDLERVLNLALDQALQILGVSEGAIFLADEAQTRLTLTVVRGLFADLVAHVRPYAFGEGITGDAAAQRRVLIVTNVPADARVRAELLGVVPIHTQISVPLIARDCVMGVLNLSTQQTHRFSDDDVELLRAIGASVAVAIDHARWFATLEQRVAERTTELAALNRIAFAVTHSLDLDSILNAALDELTQALQIRGAWLSLVNPTQERLVLRAERGSTTTIHAHMLNLRMGDGLSGDALRDLQPHAVNLEESNARTRDMMLQAGYRVIAVVPLAIDQQAVGVLSLAGDQPNRFGESELRWLGAVGNTLAVAIKNARLFESVELQFKQLATLREIDHTLSSVIELTPLLETVLVRLAQVVPYDSAAVLLLDGPILRAVAARGSARAALHKSALDISDNAIFQQMVREQTPIIIGELALDARWVNVAGLELEQAWMGAPLIARGEVIGQIGMFSATARAFAREHSDLVMAFANHAAVAIANTRLREELREQARHDSLTGALNHGAFIEELRRVGERYAPLALIMLDLDNYKQYNDTYGHVAGDHVLTVTVQAIRAHIKQNDFVGRWGGEEFGIALPGANSTHAARVAERIRATLAQTEIANDDGERIPPPTVSQGIATVPETAHTVDELIDRADRALYRAKARGRDQVVMWSRD from the coding sequence ATGAACGACTCGCGTAAACTTATTCCCGATCGTATTTTCCTCATCGGGATTTTTGTGTTGATCCCGATTGGATGGTTGCTGACGACGACCCTGCCGATTGGCGATGATACGCGTGTGGCGGTGTTGGCGCTTGCCATCGTGGGCGCGTTCTACACGGCGAGCATGACGAGACGCGACTTGGGAAATACCAGTACCGACACCGTGATCGCGCCGCTTGCCAACACGCTCATCGTGACGACTGCCGGTTTATTGCTCGGTCACGTCATGCCCATGATCGTAGCGTTTTATTTTCTCTCGATTGCCGCGGTGGCAATTCGCACCAGTCTCCGCGTCGCGTTATGGACGGCGGTGCTTTCCACTGTGGGCAATGGGATCGTCGTGCTGGCGCGCGGTCAAACGGATTGGCTGGCAGATGCGTTGATATTGGGCGGAGTGTTTGGCTTTGTCGCGTTGTTGATCGGCATGGTGGCGGACAAGGCGCATCAACGCACGCACGCCCTGATGCGCCGGCATCGCGAGTTGGAAGCCGAACGTGTGGTCGCGCGGGTGGTCAATCAATCGCTCGACCTTGAGCGCGTGTTGAACCTCGCGCTCGATCAAGCGTTGCAGATCCTGGGAGTGAGCGAGGGCGCGATTTTTCTTGCGGACGAAGCGCAGACGCGATTAACTCTGACCGTGGTGCGTGGTCTGTTCGCAGATCTGGTCGCGCATGTTCGTCCGTACGCGTTCGGCGAAGGGATCACGGGCGACGCCGCCGCGCAACGCCGCGTCCTCATCGTAACGAATGTGCCGGCGGACGCGCGGGTCCGCGCCGAGCTGCTCGGAGTCGTGCCGATCCATACGCAGATTTCCGTGCCGCTCATCGCGCGCGATTGCGTGATGGGCGTATTGAATTTGAGTACCCAGCAAACTCATCGGTTCTCCGACGACGACGTCGAATTGCTGCGCGCAATTGGCGCGAGCGTTGCCGTCGCGATTGATCACGCGCGCTGGTTTGCCACGCTCGAACAACGCGTGGCGGAACGCACCACGGAACTTGCCGCGCTCAATCGGATTGCCTTCGCCGTGACGCATTCGCTCGATTTGGATAGCATCTTGAATGCCGCGCTCGACGAACTGACCCAGGCGTTGCAGATCCGCGGGGCGTGGCTCTCGTTGGTCAATCCGACGCAGGAACGACTGGTGCTCCGTGCGGAACGCGGCTCGACGACCACCATTCACGCGCACATGCTCAATCTCCGGATGGGCGACGGATTGAGCGGTGACGCGTTGCGCGATCTACAACCCCACGCGGTCAACCTGGAAGAATCGAACGCGCGCACGCGCGACATGATGTTGCAAGCGGGGTATCGCGTGATTGCCGTCGTGCCCTTGGCAATTGACCAGCAAGCAGTCGGCGTCCTGAGTTTGGCGGGCGACCAGCCCAATCGTTTTGGCGAATCGGAATTGCGTTGGCTCGGGGCGGTGGGCAATACGCTCGCGGTCGCGATCAAAAATGCGCGCCTCTTTGAATCGGTCGAGTTACAGTTCAAACAACTCGCGACGTTGCGTGAGATTGATCACACGCTCAGTTCGGTGATCGAATTGACGCCGCTGTTAGAAACGGTGTTGGTGCGCTTGGCGCAAGTCGTGCCGTACGATAGCGCGGCAGTCTTGTTGTTGGACGGTCCCATTTTGCGCGCAGTCGCAGCGCGCGGATCGGCTCGGGCGGCGTTGCATAAATCTGCGCTCGATATCTCCGACAACGCGATTTTTCAACAGATGGTGCGCGAGCAGACGCCAATCATCATTGGCGAATTGGCGTTAGATGCACGGTGGGTGAATGTGGCTGGCTTGGAGTTGGAGCAGGCATGGATGGGCGCGCCGCTCATCGCGCGCGGGGAGGTGATCGGGCAGATTGGTATGTTCAGCGCAACCGCGCGTGCGTTTGCGCGTGAGCACAGTGACCTGGTTATGGCGTTCGCCAATCACGCCGCCGTCGCCATCGCAAATACGCGCTTGCGCGAGGAATTACGCGAGCAGGCGCGGCACGATAGTTTGACCGGCGCGCTGAATCATGGCGCGTTCATCGAGGAGTTGCGCCGAGTCGGCGAAAGATACGCTCCACTCGCCTTGATCATGCTCGACCTGGATAACTATAAACAATACAACGATACGTATGGGCACGTAGCAGGCGATCACGTGCTCACCGTCACGGTGCAAGCGATTCGGGCGCACATCAAGCAGAACGATTTCGTCGGTCGCTGGGGTGGCGAAGAATTCGGCATCGCGTTGCCCGGCGCGAACAGCACCCACGCCGCCCGGGTCGCCGAACGGATTCGCGCGACCCTGGCTCAAACCGAAATTGCGAATGACGACGGTGAACGCATCCCGCCGCCCACTGTGAGCCAGGGCATTGCAACCGTCCCGGAAACCGCGCATACCGTGGACGAATTGATTGACCGCGCGGATCGCGCGTTGTATCGCGCCAAAGCGCGCGGACGCGATCAAGTTGTCATGTGGTCGCGCGACTGA
- a CDS encoding metallopeptidase family protein: MKSQHEFEAVVAQTLDDLPRDLARHIANVAIVVEEIPDDDTLDAADVDDPLTLLGFYHGIPLTERTHDYGLVPPDKISIYRQPILASCLDDNAVRACIRRTVLHELAHYFGIDDDRLEELGAY, translated from the coding sequence ATGAAAAGTCAACACGAATTCGAAGCCGTGGTCGCGCAAACTCTGGATGATCTGCCGCGCGATCTGGCGCGCCACATCGCGAACGTCGCCATCGTCGTCGAAGAAATCCCGGACGACGATACGCTCGACGCGGCAGATGTGGATGACCCGCTGACCTTGCTCGGTTTCTATCACGGCATTCCGCTCACCGAACGCACGCACGATTACGGCTTGGTCCCGCCGGACAAGATCAGCATCTATCGTCAACCGATTCTCGCGAGTTGCCTGGATGATAACGCGGTGCGCGCGTGCATTCGCCGCACCGTGCTCCACGAACTCGCGCACTATTTTGGCATTGACGACGACCGTCTGGAAGAACTGGGAGCGTACTGA
- a CDS encoding M20/M25/M40 family metallo-hydrolase — translation MDKFQTYINDNRERFVVELQDLCRQPSVAAQNWGMRETADKVLARLQKLGANARLIPIEGGAPVVYGEIGSGARTLMIYNHYDVQPPEPLELWESGPWDAAIRDGKLFARGVSDNKGNLMCRIQAVEAYLAAFGALPLKIKFVYEGEEEIGSIHLPQFARAHRDLLQDADGCLWEAGYKDVNDRPLLSCGVKGIIYVELHARGAKRDLHSASAAIVPNPAWRLTWALATLKDADDNILIDDYQTHVRPPTDAEMDALKAIPYDEDKVKADLGIPAFINGLTGIALLKKYLYEPTCTICGLYSGYIGEGSKTVLPNHAFAKIDFRLVPNLTPDLVLDLLKKHLARRGFDDIEVILTETGEEVARSPLDSALVRAAVAAAKAVYPTAPILYPTMAGSGPMYPLCQALGIPAVSAGCGWHDSRNHAPNENIRLADYFEHMAFMRELIARFSRATT, via the coding sequence ATGGACAAGTTTCAGACTTACATCAACGACAACCGCGAACGTTTCGTCGTAGAGCTGCAAGACTTGTGTCGCCAGCCGAGCGTCGCCGCGCAAAACTGGGGCATGCGCGAAACGGCGGACAAAGTGCTCGCGCGTTTGCAAAAGCTGGGCGCGAATGCGCGTCTCATCCCCATCGAAGGCGGCGCGCCGGTCGTGTACGGCGAAATCGGCAGCGGCGCACGCACGCTGATGATTTACAATCATTACGACGTGCAGCCACCCGAACCGCTCGAACTGTGGGAGAGCGGACCCTGGGATGCGGCAATTCGCGACGGCAAGTTGTTCGCGCGCGGCGTCTCGGATAACAAGGGCAACTTGATGTGCCGCATCCAAGCCGTCGAAGCGTACCTCGCCGCGTTTGGCGCGCTGCCGCTCAAGATCAAATTCGTGTACGAGGGCGAGGAAGAAATCGGTAGTATTCATTTGCCGCAATTCGCGCGCGCACATCGCGATTTGCTGCAAGACGCGGATGGTTGCTTGTGGGAAGCCGGTTACAAAGACGTGAACGACCGTCCGTTACTTTCGTGCGGGGTCAAAGGCATCATCTACGTCGAATTGCACGCGCGCGGCGCGAAACGCGATCTGCATTCCGCCTCCGCCGCCATCGTGCCAAATCCGGCGTGGCGCTTGACCTGGGCGCTCGCCACGCTCAAAGACGCGGATGACAATATCTTGATTGACGATTATCAAACGCACGTGCGTCCGCCGACCGACGCGGAGATGGACGCGCTCAAGGCAATTCCGTACGACGAGGACAAGGTCAAAGCCGACCTGGGAATTCCGGCGTTCATCAACGGTCTCACCGGCATCGCACTGCTCAAAAAATATCTGTACGAGCCGACCTGCACGATTTGCGGATTATATTCCGGCTACATTGGCGAGGGATCGAAAACAGTTTTGCCGAATCACGCGTTCGCCAAGATTGATTTTCGTCTCGTGCCGAATCTCACGCCCGATCTCGTTCTCGATCTGCTCAAAAAACATTTGGCGCGCCGCGGCTTTGACGACATCGAGGTGATCTTGACCGAAACCGGCGAGGAGGTCGCGCGTTCGCCGCTCGATTCGGCGCTCGTGCGCGCGGCAGTCGCCGCGGCAAAAGCCGTCTACCCCACCGCCCCGATCCTCTATCCGACGATGGCGGGGAGCGGTCCAATGTATCCGTTGTGTCAAGCGTTGGGGATTCCGGCGGTCAGCGCGGGGTGCGGCTGGCACGATTCGCGCAATCACGCGCCGAACGAAAATATTCGGCTGGCGGATTATTTCGAGCACATGGCGTTCATGCGCGAATTGATCGCTCGGTTCAGTCGCGCGACCACATGA
- a CDS encoding methyltransferase domain-containing protein produces MKSPPSPPAHDLAARDRDAIRRYYEQNTPLFLRFARAETQTIHRAVWGDGVDSLTRALDFTNELVLREINAWIEQHEFARVRIADLGCGIGGSLFYLLPRLAIPVRAVGVTISRVQAELAQLHARRLDLTRACWFVEGDFLAPPLADGLGIAYSIEAFCHATLPEMFLAQAARVLASGGKLILCDDFLSPLAREAGSAAQRWLAAYQKGWHVPNLRTYVAAQALASEHDLNCVRNDDLTPYLKLRALPNWFAAALRAMGERVPAWHAIVPSMLGSLALQQCLKQNLIEYRFLVFEKS; encoded by the coding sequence ATGAAATCCCCACCCTCGCCTCCGGCGCATGACCTTGCCGCGCGCGACCGCGACGCGATTCGGCGCTATTATGAACAGAACACGCCGCTCTTTTTGCGGTTCGCGCGCGCCGAGACGCAAACGATTCATCGCGCGGTGTGGGGTGACGGCGTGGACTCGTTGACACGCGCACTGGACTTTACGAACGAACTCGTCCTGCGCGAAATCAACGCGTGGATCGAACAACACGAATTCGCGCGCGTGCGCATCGCCGACCTGGGTTGCGGCATCGGCGGTAGTTTGTTCTACCTCTTGCCGCGCCTCGCGATTCCCGTGCGCGCGGTTGGCGTGACGATTAGTCGCGTGCAAGCCGAACTGGCACAACTACACGCGCGACGATTGGACTTGACTCGCGCGTGTTGGTTTGTCGAAGGCGATTTTCTCGCGCCCCCGCTCGCGGATGGATTAGGCATCGCGTATTCGATTGAAGCGTTTTGCCATGCGACTTTACCGGAGATGTTTCTCGCGCAAGCCGCGCGCGTGCTCGCCTCCGGCGGCAAGTTGATCTTGTGCGATGATTTTCTTTCGCCGCTTGCGCGTGAGGCAGGGTCAGCCGCACAACGCTGGCTCGCGGCGTACCAAAAAGGTTGGCATGTGCCGAATTTGCGAACGTATGTCGCCGCCCAGGCGCTGGCAAGCGAGCACGATTTGAATTGTGTCCGCAACGACGACCTGACGCCGTATCTCAAATTGCGCGCGTTGCCGAATTGGTTCGCCGCCGCGCTCCGCGCGATGGGCGAACGTGTCCCCGCCTGGCACGCGATTGTGCCGAGTATGCTGGGCAGTCTGGCGTTGCAACAATGCTTGAAGCAGAACTTGATCGAGTACCGTTTCCTCGTGTTTGAAAAATCATAA
- a CDS encoding DUF2807 domain-containing protein — protein sequence MRTFTLAIIAVLTMALAACSTVGDYLARPQVVGSGKLLTKNFQFNDFTEVQVGNAFQVEITRADTFSVSVTTDDNLFDHLRVEKQGNALRIFFAPDITVRQMSRESQAKITLPALERLNLSGATTGAISGFKSAQSFDANISGASKLSGDIEVGNARIEASGASSVTLSGSAKNTTLIASGASQLNLANFAIESASVELSGGSNGTINAQSKLDYYASGASHLTYSGKPSIGKSQTTGASSATRK from the coding sequence ATGCGAACCTTTACACTTGCAATCATCGCCGTCTTGACGATGGCACTTGCGGCTTGCAGCACCGTCGGCGATTACCTCGCGCGACCGCAAGTCGTCGGGTCGGGCAAATTGCTGACCAAGAATTTCCAGTTCAACGATTTCACCGAGGTACAAGTCGGCAACGCGTTTCAGGTTGAAATTACACGCGCCGACACCTTTAGCGTTTCGGTCACGACCGACGACAACCTGTTCGATCATCTGCGCGTCGAAAAGCAAGGCAACGCTCTACGCATCTTTTTCGCGCCCGATATCACCGTTCGCCAAATGTCGCGTGAATCGCAAGCAAAAATTACTCTGCCCGCGCTCGAACGATTGAACCTGAGCGGTGCGACAACTGGCGCGATCAGCGGATTCAAATCGGCGCAGAGTTTCGATGCGAACATCAGCGGCGCGAGCAAATTGTCCGGCGACATCGAAGTCGGCAATGCGCGCATCGAGGCATCTGGCGCAAGTAGCGTCACGTTGAGCGGGTCGGCAAAAAATACGACGTTGATTGCATCCGGCGCAAGTCAATTGAATCTTGCCAATTTCGCGATTGAAAGTGCGAGCGTTGAATTGAGCGGCGGCTCGAATGGAACGATTAACGCGCAAAGCAAATTGGATTATTATGCGAGCGGCGCGTCGCACCTGACGTACTCGGGCAAACCGAGCATCGGCAAAAGCCAAACGACCGGCGCATCATCCGCGACGCGGAAATAA
- a CDS encoding glycosyltransferase family 1 protein: MTRTITLLASGTRGDVQPYLALGLGLREAGFDIRIATHANFAPLVAPTGLTFARLDDNPSDLFARPGGESALRLDGNLARSLRATMQFWRDAQPLFERLLVSGWRACQGSDALVIGLATLWGVHIAEALRVPCVRGYLQPFTRTRAFPCPLLPFTFSLGAAYNRATYALVHQTIWQSWRGVVNRWRRDTLQLKPAAWSAPFARDDAPTLYAFSDHVVPRPPDWSASQVVTGYWFLPRAREWSPPRDLARFLAAGDPPVYLGFGSLTVRRMRATVAAMLRAVEQAKVRAVVAFPREFLGDELPKTIFLLGDAPHAWLFPRMSALAHHGGAGTTAAGLRAGLPAIVIPLAVDQFFWAQRIADLGVGARSIAYDALTADALADALTRVTRDAEMKSRAREIAHAIEQEDGVARAVAHIRAWV, encoded by the coding sequence ATGACGCGCACGATTACGCTCCTTGCGAGCGGTACACGCGGCGATGTCCAACCGTACCTCGCGCTCGGTCTCGGCTTGCGCGAGGCGGGGTTCGATATTCGCATCGCGACCCACGCGAATTTCGCGCCGCTCGTCGCGCCAACCGGTTTGACGTTCGCGCGCCTCGACGACAATCCCAGCGACTTGTTCGCGCGACCCGGCGGCGAATCGGCGTTGCGGCTCGACGGCAATCTCGCGCGCAGTCTGCGCGCGACGATGCAGTTCTGGCGTGATGCCCAACCACTTTTCGAGCGGTTGCTCGTCAGCGGTTGGCGCGCGTGCCAGGGCAGCGACGCGCTCGTCATCGGCTTGGCGACGCTGTGGGGTGTTCACATCGCCGAGGCGTTGCGCGTGCCGTGCGTGCGCGGTTATCTGCAACCGTTCACGCGCACGCGCGCGTTCCCTTGCCCGCTTTTGCCGTTCACCTTCTCGCTCGGCGCGGCGTACAATCGCGCGACGTACGCGCTCGTGCATCAGACGATTTGGCAATCGTGGCGCGGCGTCGTGAATCGCTGGCGACGCGATACGTTGCAATTGAAACCCGCGGCGTGGTCCGCGCCGTTCGCGCGCGACGATGCACCAACCTTGTACGCGTTCAGCGATCACGTCGTGCCGCGTCCTCCCGATTGGTCGGCGTCCCAGGTTGTCACCGGTTATTGGTTTCTCCCGCGCGCGCGCGAGTGGTCGCCGCCGCGCGACCTCGCGCGTTTTCTCGCTGCGGGCGATCCGCCGGTGTATCTCGGCTTTGGCAGTTTGACCGTGCGCCGCATGCGCGCAACGGTCGCGGCGATGTTGCGCGCAGTTGAGCAAGCCAAGGTGCGCGCGGTCGTCGCATTCCCGCGCGAATTCCTCGGCGACGAGTTACCCAAGACGATTTTCCTGCTTGGCGATGCGCCGCACGCGTGGTTGTTTCCGCGCATGTCCGCGCTCGCGCATCATGGCGGGGCGGGGACGACGGCGGCAGGATTGCGCGCGGGTTTGCCCGCGATCGTGATTCCCCTCGCGGTGGATCAATTTTTCTGGGCACAGCGCATCGCCGACCTGGGTGTCGGCGCGCGCTCAATCGCGTACGACGCGCTTACCGCGGACGCGCTCGCGGACGCGTTAACGCGCGTGACGCGCGATGCGGAAATGAAATCGCGCGCGCGAGAGATCGCGCACGCGATTGAACAAGAGGATGGAGTTGCCCGCGCGGTCGCCCACATCCGCGCGTGGGTGTGA
- a CDS encoding restriction endonuclease yields MPGPQFAKYFPHVIEALKELGNSGTPSEVREIIARKQKLSDEQLEEQTQSGTPRFENKVNWAKFYLSKGGYIDSSKRGVWTLTEKGIAAEIKENEIQKLFREIHKQFEGEPDKSDEDLDQQSAPSDSVPTQPIDYRSELIEIIRTLPPAGFERLCQRLLREAGFQQVEVTGRSGDGGIDGKGILQINPLLSIQTVFQSKRYAANNLVTVSQIRDLRGAMAGRTDKGIFITTSGFTADARKEALREGVPPIELVDAEKLVAMFEKLELGLVPKQIFEVDRRFFEEFA; encoded by the coding sequence ATGCCTGGCCCACAATTTGCTAAATATTTTCCCCACGTGATCGAAGCATTGAAAGAACTGGGTAATTCAGGTACTCCCTCCGAAGTGCGCGAAATTATCGCACGAAAACAAAAACTGTCGGATGAACAGCTTGAGGAACAAACGCAAAGCGGGACACCACGTTTTGAGAACAAGGTCAACTGGGCAAAGTTTTACCTCTCGAAAGGTGGTTATATTGATTCATCCAAACGCGGCGTTTGGACTTTAACCGAAAAGGGAATTGCCGCTGAAATAAAAGAAAATGAAATTCAAAAACTCTTCAGAGAAATCCACAAACAATTCGAAGGCGAGCCGGATAAATCAGATGAAGACCTTGACCAACAATCCGCTCCATCAGATTCGGTGCCAACCCAACCCATTGATTATCGCTCTGAGTTAATTGAAATCATTCGGACTCTACCTCCGGCAGGATTTGAACGACTCTGCCAAAGACTATTGCGCGAAGCCGGATTCCAGCAAGTCGAAGTCACTGGTCGCTCAGGAGATGGCGGCATTGACGGCAAGGGCATTCTGCAAATCAATCCTCTCCTGAGTATCCAAACTGTTTTCCAAAGTAAGCGTTACGCGGCAAATAACCTAGTTACTGTTTCCCAAATTCGCGATCTCCGCGGCGCGATGGCAGGTAGAACAGACAAGGGAATTTTTATTACGACCAGTGGATTCACCGCGGATGCACGCAAAGAAGCATTACGCGAAGGAGTCCCACCAATCGAGCTGGTAGACGCAGAAAAACTCGTTGCGATGTTTGAGAAATTGGAACTCGGTCTTGTACCCAAGCAGATATTCGAGGTGGATAGACGATTTTTTGAGGAATTTGCTTAG
- a CDS encoding DUF4160 domain-containing protein, with the protein MPTALLLGPYRFFFYANDRREPPHIHVERERKKAKFWLDPVRLQDSGGFSRTEINRIEELVAENRDLFLRKWDECFND; encoded by the coding sequence ATGCCCACCGCTCTGCTACTTGGACCGTACCGTTTCTTTTTTTACGCCAACGACCGTCGCGAACCGCCCCATATTCACGTCGAACGCGAACGCAAGAAAGCCAAGTTCTGGCTTGATCCAGTGCGACTCCAAGACAGTGGCGGTTTTAGCCGGACTGAAATCAATCGCATCGAAGAATTGGTAGCGGAAAATCGCGATCTGTTTTTGAGGAAATGGGATGAATGCTTTAACGATTGA
- a CDS encoding DUF2442 domain-containing protein, producing MNALTIELRACRALQVNITDDSLIVDLDDGRTISVPLAWYPRLSHGTSSERKNWRLIGNGEGIHWPDLDEDISVEGLVAGFPSAESQRSLKRWLDERAARKTNPTQLEQE from the coding sequence ATGAATGCTTTAACGATTGAACTACGCGCATGCCGCGCGCTTCAAGTCAATATTACAGACGACTCTTTAATCGTTGACCTTGACGATGGACGCACAATTTCGGTTCCACTCGCATGGTATCCGCGTCTCTCGCACGGGACTAGTTCCGAACGAAAAAACTGGCGCTTGATTGGCAACGGTGAAGGCATCCATTGGCCCGATCTGGACGAAGATATTAGCGTTGAAGGACTGGTCGCCGGATTTCCTTCAGCGGAAAGTCAACGTTCCCTCAAGCGCTGGCTTGACGAACGCGCCGCACGTAAAACAAATCCCACTCAACTGGAGCAGGAATGA
- a CDS encoding dihydrodipicolinate synthase family protein, translating into MTLKIQGVFPPIPTPFDVDGNILHDKLKSNITLWSKTGLHGFVVLGSNGEFPFLSEAEKIAVFETARAAIPREQLFLAGAGAESSRTALMLAKRAAECGADAALIVTPNYYKAQMNSATLINHYRVIADAAPVPIVVYNMPAATGIDIDANTVIELAKHPNIVGIKDSGGNVTKFGEMIRAVRPDFAVIAGSGSYFYPSLVIGAKATVAALANVAPRETVALYDAFRAGRHDEAREMQLRLIPLNAAVTTRWNIPGLKAAIEELNAGYYGGPPRLPLRPLDDENRRLLRQVMKDAGVI; encoded by the coding sequence ATGACTCTCAAAATTCAAGGCGTCTTTCCACCCATCCCCACCCCGTTCGATGTGGACGGAAACATTCTGCACGACAAATTGAAATCGAACATCACGCTGTGGAGCAAGACCGGCTTGCACGGTTTTGTCGTCCTGGGTTCGAACGGCGAGTTTCCGTTTCTGAGTGAAGCGGAGAAAATCGCGGTGTTTGAAACCGCGCGCGCGGCGATTCCGCGCGAGCAACTCTTTCTCGCCGGCGCAGGCGCGGAATCTTCGCGCACCGCGCTGATGCTGGCGAAACGCGCGGCAGAATGCGGCGCGGATGCCGCGCTCATCGTCACGCCGAATTACTACAAGGCGCAGATGAATTCGGCGACGCTCATCAACCACTATCGCGTCATCGCCGACGCGGCGCCGGTTCCGATCGTCGTGTACAACATGCCGGCGGCGACCGGGATTGACATTGACGCGAACACGGTGATCGAACTCGCCAAGCATCCGAACATCGTCGGCATCAAGGATTCCGGCGGCAACGTAACGAAATTCGGCGAAATGATTCGCGCAGTGCGCCCCGATTTCGCGGTGATTGCCGGGTCGGGCAGTTACTTTTATCCGTCGCTCGTCATCGGCGCGAAGGCGACCGTCGCCGCGCTCGCCAACGTCGCGCCGCGCGAGACGGTTGCGCTGTACGACGCGTTCCGCGCCGGTCGTCACGACGAGGCGCGCGAAATGCAACTGCGTTTGATTCCGCTGAACGCGGCGGTGACCACGCGCTGGAATATTCCCGGATTGAAAGCGGCAATCGAAGAATTGAACGCGGGGTATTACGGCGGACCGCCGCGCCTGCCTCTGCGTCCGCTCGACGACGAGAACCGGCGTTTGTTGCGGCAGGTAATGAAAGACGCGGGGGTGATTTGA